The proteins below come from a single Chitinophaga pinensis DSM 2588 genomic window:
- a CDS encoding lipocalin-like domain-containing protein: MKHILPFFLTTLGAYIALPATGQQLTGTWQLTAADMIMPDGKQERDYGANPHGIAIFTADGHYTVEIFREQRMPFASKDREKGTPEEYRDAVLSMSCHFGTYEVDPVKGTIRFHIDKASFPNSDGTTRENTFILKEDQLSWQLPPRPNGEIPISVFRRIR, from the coding sequence ATGAAACACATACTTCCCTTTTTCCTGACTACACTGGGTGCTTATATCGCTTTGCCGGCGACCGGGCAACAGCTGACAGGTACCTGGCAACTGACAGCTGCCGATATGATCATGCCGGATGGTAAGCAGGAGAGAGACTATGGCGCTAATCCGCATGGCATTGCCATATTTACTGCGGATGGACATTATACGGTAGAGATCTTCCGTGAGCAGCGCATGCCTTTTGCTTCGAAAGACCGGGAGAAGGGAACGCCGGAAGAATACCGGGATGCGGTACTCAGTATGAGCTGTCATTTCGGGACCTATGAGGTAGATCCTGTAAAAGGGACAATCCGTTTTCATATCGACAAGGCCAGTTTTCCGAATTCGGACGGCACTACCCGTGAAAATACCTTCATCCTGAAAGAAGACCAGCTTAGCTGGCAATTGCCACCCAGACCCAATGGAGAGATCCCCATTTCTGTTTTCCGGCGTATCCGCTGA
- a CDS encoding Crp/Fnr family transcriptional regulator: MEQLIAYVEQFGQLTASQKSLVLAGVEEQVIPKGNYFVESGKICASIGFVYNGIFRSCYYNKQGDSFTRYFIYEGRFVGDINGFLDRTPSSEYIEAITDAKLWVISREYFALLESQIPAWAQLLARLNSSVLENKMRAVSNMLTQDAQTRYLNFLEHYPGLANRVPQSMLASYLGITPSSLSRIRKNIT; encoded by the coding sequence ATGGAACAACTCATCGCATATGTGGAACAGTTCGGTCAGCTGACTGCCTCGCAGAAAAGTCTGGTCCTCGCCGGCGTGGAAGAACAAGTCATTCCAAAAGGGAACTATTTCGTGGAATCAGGCAAGATCTGCGCATCCATTGGCTTTGTGTATAACGGCATTTTCCGTTCCTGTTATTACAATAAACAGGGAGATAGCTTCACCCGGTACTTTATTTATGAAGGCCGTTTCGTAGGAGATATCAATGGCTTTCTTGACAGAACCCCTTCCTCAGAATATATAGAAGCGATTACAGATGCGAAGCTCTGGGTGATCAGCAGGGAATACTTTGCCTTACTGGAATCGCAGATACCTGCCTGGGCGCAACTGCTCGCCCGGCTCAATTCTTCCGTACTGGAAAATAAAATGCGAGCCGTCAGCAACATGCTGACACAAGACGCACAAACCCGTTACCTCAATTTCCTGGAACATTATCCCGGATTAGCCAATCGTGTACCACAATCTATGCTGGCATCCTATCTGGGCATCACACCATCCTCCCTCAGCCGTATCCGGAAAAATATCACCTGA